The window CTGAGTGCAAATGCTCATGTTTTCTCTTGTATGCCGAAAGTGTCATTAATGGATCCTGCCTATGGTTTTGGGCAAATTCACTTCATTTCTTCTAACGTTGGATTGAAATTTAATGGGGTCATTGAAAGTTCTGTGATGGATAAGTTCTACAACTGTGACGAATCTTATGTGTTCCTTGTGAATTCTTTGGTGATGACTATATACTCAAATGTGGGAAGGTTTGGTTTGGCAAGCTACTGAGTAGAATTATGGCTCACGGAAATCTGATGTTAGACTTTTATGCTTGGAGTGAGGAACAAAAGCTTTGTAAGGGTGCCATGGGTGGATCTAAAGATGATTTGGATGATTTGAGAAGGATCTTTTATCGaatggatgaggatgatgtcATGTCTTGGACTGATAAGATATGTACAAAGCAGATGTTATGATATGGAAGCCATTAATTCTCTGATTAGCATGTATGCCAAGTGTGGAAGGATGGAAGAAGTCTGGAAAGCTTTTGAACTTTTTAGCCAGATAAACTCTAAAGTTGGTGTTATTTTTCCTCTACTTGCATTTGATTTGGAGTTCTCAGCAGCAAAGCGTCATAGTATTCGAGTTTTTGCTGTGCTAAGAGGATTACTCCAAATATTTCTCTTCATATGTTTGTTTGGATCAACAACTTTGTTATGCAGTAGGGAAGCGTCTAAAGGAGTTTTTGTTGGCGTCATCTTATCAATGTTGTTGATAGTAGTGAAGATGAAATCCCTAATGAAAATAAATGGTGTTAACACCCTTTACAGAGCGAAATTTATGCAGGATTGCATAATGGGTTTATTCGCACTGCTCCCTATTAGCAGTACTTCTGGTAATCTTCAAGGTATGATTTCTATGACAAACTTATTAGTGGTGCTAGTCGCATTCTTGACCATTTTGTTGGTACTATGCTGCACCTGCATACCTTGGTATGTTAGGTTAATGAATGGCCGATCTTCAGAGTCTAAGGAATCGGATCAACTTGCATATTTGGCTTTCTGTTTGCTTCCAGCTGGGGGTACTGATGTGTTAACTTTGATTCTTGGATTAGGTTTTTTAGATATTGAAATGATTATATCATCAGTTGGTGTTACTCGATTAATTCTTGATCTGGTTAAACCAAAGCAGTACTTCTTTATTGCTTGTTCTCTAACCAGCACTGAAGTATTCATCCATGAACAATTCCTTAGAGATAACTCAGAAATCTTACGGATAATTGATGTGTTGGGCTTCATTTTACTTATATTGGTTGCAGCAGTCAAATGTTGTGATTATGAAGATTTAACTCCATTTCTTTATGACATGTCTTTGCCAGAATAGTTAGTTTTTATTGTTTAAAGTTTCAGTTTAGACTTTCATCACTTTGAGGGTGGAGTATATAGACTATATTTGAGTCCACATACACTTAGTCTGGTGTCCAAGATATATGATGCTAGCTACCTTCCCGCATATGCTATGTTTCCTAAAGTATTAGCTTCAACATGGCTAAAGACATCACCGAGGCAGGGAGAAGAACTTTATCAATATGATGAGATCTGGAATTTGGCTAAGGTTCAAGGAGCATGTTTTGCAAAATGGAATTTTAACTTCCCTTATAAGTTCACTGAGTTAATGATTTTTGTTGATTTAAATAGCAGTTCTACAATGGATGATACGTCTCAAATTGTTAACAACAACAATTCAGTTAGTGTTTCTACTGTTATGCAGTTGGGCAACTCTGGTAGAACTCATGATCATGTATTAAAGATGACTAATAAGGACAGTATTATCAGTAGATGGTAATTTTCACAACCTGGGATATATGGGCAGTGTTGCCAGTTAGTTTCAAGACTGTTCTTAGAGAgaactaaagaagtctttgttGTTGTTCAATGGACTTGCAATTCTCATTGTGAACATTTATAATATGCATCAGAAATTTGACAGCTGCAAGCGTgatgaagtagggctcaccacCAATCCATTTATGGGAACGAATAGTTGTTAACActcatgccttcatcaaggaatCATTTCATAATTTCTTTGGCATAGTGTTGAAATGGTTGTTGAAATGGTTTCCATGTTTTCTTTGGCATAGAGTAAACTATTCGACAAAGTTGTTGAAATggttttcttttcatgttgttaaAGTGATAGTAAAGCTTGTGGATACTGGAAGGATACTGATGTTACTCTTACCCTTGTTTAACTCTTCCCTTGTTAAAGTTGTACTCTGGAAGCACAGGCCAAGCATGTTTACTGGAAGGTGAAAGTACTGCATGTACTAAAGTGAGCCATGGAGCAGGTTTTGAAATATTGGGAAACCAAGGATTTCTAATTGGAGCAGTAAATTGTAAAATGCTTCATTGGATTTCAGTTTTCCATGTCAAACCTTATGGACAAGGTTGCTTAAAGGGGGATTGAATGTTGCGAAATGAAGGCTCAGCTTGGGTCAAATTGGGTGTTTTGCGGGTTGTCATAGATACGGGCTGGTTATAGTTGAAGCCCAAGTCTGCAGAGTCCGAGTTCAGAGCCCAAGTTCCTTTTAATTGACAGCTTAGCCTCTTAGTCAGCATTTTTATCTTCTTGTTATCTTTTATTCGCTAGAGGACAGTTGTCCAACGATTAAGCAAATTAGTTACTAGTATGAGGTCAGCTATTTTAACTTTTAGTATTGAAATATTCTAAGTGTAATCTTTTTCCAATAGCTTTGGATGTTGAATAAAATCTGaattttaagtttttaatttcttttctccttttctagtTTTTCCTTTCAAGGAGGGATTGCGAATCCACTTGAAGCtcctaaatttaaaatttattttgaagatttgatGTTTAATTCAAAGTGGGTGTTGTAAAATATTGCTTATAGTACCTTCAGGAAGTTTATAGTGAAATTTGGTCGTATTTGAAgctgatttgaggtgattgaggtAGAATTTTTTagctgaaaatcaaagaagagcaTAGTTACCCAACAGTATACCGCTATGGTATATAATATGTTATAGTAGTATATAGCTACTGCAACAGTATACCATTATAGACTACTGTATATAATATGTTATAGTAGTATATAGCTACTGCAACAATATACCATTATAGTACACAATATACTGCAATAGTATACTGTAATAATCGAAGAAGAACCCAGTTACCTAACAGTATACCGCTAtggtatacaatatactatatgagtatatagctatactgcaACAATAGACTGTTataatatacaatatactataatgGTATACTATGATAATATGCAATATACTGCAACAATATGTTGTATTAGTATACAATATACCGTAATACTATACTTCGACTGCAATTTGTTGAATCATCTAGGTGCTATTGTGCAAAGCTAAAGTCATGGTTATAGTAACATTATGTtgttatagtatacaatataatataacaatatatcataataaataagtcatttttaaaaaatttaaattttttccaACTATGTCCTTGCAAATATTatcttaaaataatttttttgatgGAGTTCCATGAAAATATTATTCATTGTATACGAAGTGGGTGTCGAAAGACATAAAATAGTAATAtacttatttgatatatttatatgcAATTTTAGTATACTATTGTGACAAGTATTTTTCAATAACATTAAATACTAATATGCCATTTTATTATACTAATATACTATTttattataataaaatataattttggatCCTATGCGCTAGAAATATTTACAATAAtacatatatttaaaaaaaatgcaatgaaaaaaagagaagagaaaacagGTATAATGTATAATTTGTTCTAATAATTGatttacaaaattaaaaaaagagaaaaagaaagacaaatagTATATTATGCTATCAGTTATATTAAATAAGGTGAATACATATTTACTAAATCAGttatcttttattattatataaaaaaaaaagataaagaaaaggaGCAAAAAAGTGAATGTAACTAGATTATgtagaaaaaaagtaaaaagaaaaaaagagctaAATTAGTTTAGATAAggaagaagaaataaagaaaatgaacaaaatgaaagaaaaaaagagaaaaaataaaataaaagaaaagatacaAAATTGAGTATGGACTCAgattatttgaaaataataaaataaagaataatatgatttaaaaaaacagaaaaggagaaataagaaaaaaaataaagaaaaaggagaaaaaatagtCAATTACCCACAAAAGCTACAAtttgtaaaaaaatataatttgtttaATGAGTAAAAAGATAAATAGATAGACacggttaattattggtttttatgGGTAAAAACTTCCATGATTAAAAGTCCTAAATCAGCCTCTGCTCAAAAGTataatcaaaattcaaaacaCTTATCTTTATACCTTATCATACATATTGTGTGCTTAGTATCTTATATTTATGTCTTGCCGAATACCATAAAAAATTATTGGAGaagtaataaaaatattttatatgacAATTATTTTTCATTGAAACCAAAGGCACCCTAATAAATTTTAGGCTTTTTTGTTGGGTTATGTTTACCAGCTTATGCGTATCTTGGTATTTATTTTGTAATTATTACAAAGTGATATAATTATAGTAAAAAATCCTAGTCAAGAATAAAACTTAAAGGTGCTGAAAAAAAAACTTATATAGGACAGGTGCCGGGAGAAAACCGCACCTTATTACcatttcttttattgtggagGTCCCCACACGTCCCTTAAATCATTTTTAGCGTTGAATTAAAATACCCGCAATAATATTTCCCATTTTCATCTGCTATTCTCACTGTTGAACTTCTAACATCCTACTTTGTCTTACCTCCCAAAGATTCAGCCATAGACTTTGTGCTCGAGATTATCTGCGTTCATTTTTCATGAGATTTTTCTGATATATAAAGTGAGAAACAAGTGAAGTGAAGTTTGAAGGGCAGTAAGTAAATAGATGGAGTCAAAGTCATTGAGACTGATAACCCATCAATCATTTTTCAGAGCCATTGGATCTGGAGACCTTGAGTCTCTCaaaaacatcatcaataatgaaGGGTTGAATCCATCTTCTTCTCTGTTGGCCTTACAGAACGATGCAGGTGAAACTGCTTTGTATATCACTGCTGCCAATAACTTCCAGCAGATTGCAAGTTATTTGCTTGGATTCTGTGATTTGGAGACTGCGTTGATCAGGTCCAAAGCTGATTTTAATGCCTTTCATGTTGCTGCAAAAAATGGCCACTTGGGTATGTATATGTTCTTTGCTCTTTTAAACTATTGCTATTGTTCAAAAGCTACCTGCTAACAAATCATGTTCTTGATTACTTTTTATGTGTGTAGAGATATACAAGCATTCTGTGATCTGTTTTTGGACCTTTTTTTTGGTTTTGGGGTGGGGGGTAACACAGTTCTTGACTTTGTTGGTCAATTATGCTCAAATAGAGTTTGATAAGGTCAATTATCAGAAATTTTGAAGCAAAACCATGAATTTTAATGTTAATTTGttatctttttatattttaaatgaaTAACTCTTctcctctccccccccccccccaaaaaaaaaaggaaaatagcatGTGTTTCGTTACTTacaatttcaaattttcaattatgtTTCATTGGTCTATTGATAAGCTAGACCTATTTGATCTTCTGAGATCATATACAATCCAAGTATCGGATCCAGGTGCTTGTGATACTTTCTATTCTTTGAAATGACAGTGGTGATGTTCGTGTTTCTATTGCTGTTCAATCGATCGACTAATCCTCAGTCTCAAAACTAATTGGGTCTACTTTATTGCAGTAACCAATAATAGGACTTATTTTTCTATTAATGttccttaattgagaaatttaagaGCTAGCAAGAAGTACCTGACATGCTCTATTGTGAATTCTTACATTTTGGCCTTTACTGCTGAAGCTTGAGTACCTTGCTAGTCCCAATGTTTGTGTATTTTGGAGGATGCTTGTCGGTATAAAGCTTATTCTATCATCTACAGGTATTGTGAGGGAACTTTTGGCAATGTGGCCTGGACTTTGTAAAGTATGCAATGCCTCAAATACAAGCCCTCTTTATTCAGCTGCCGTCCAGGGACATTTAGATGTTGTGAATGCCATTTTAGATGCAGATGTGAGCTCCATACGAATTGTTAGGAAGAATGGAAAAACTGCACTGCACACAGCTGCTAGGTATGGCCTTCAACATATCGTGAAAGCACTTATAGAGCGAGATCCAGATATAATATCCATCAAAGATAAAAAGGGTCAAACTGCACTTCATATGGCTGTTAAAGGTCAAGATACTTCTGTGGTGGAGGAAATACTGGATACAGACAACTCAATATTAAATGAGCGTGACAAGAAGGGCAACACAGCTTTGCATATAGCCACACGGAAATGTCGTCACCAGGTATCTTTttatctattttgttgaagttataACATGACTCTTGCTATTCTGAATATCATGAAGTTAAGGGTTTTCTTTTGCATTTAATTTCCTGGGCAATGCATTTTATTCGTGCCTAAAATCCAGTTCTTAAACTGTCAATGTTTTCttaatcttttctttttcttctcagtAATTAAATTAGGGAATAGAGGTTTATGCAAGATAGATTTCCTGGAGAATGATGTagaattaaaagaaggaaaaatatcaCTGGTTGCAGAATCTTGCAGAAAGTAGGGGCTGAAGTTTAACCGGGAAGCTTGCAACATTGCAGTAGATGACTTCTATAAGGACCTTCATTGGTTAGACTTGGATATAGATAATGCATAAAGTAGAGAAAAGAGCTAGTGTTGGGAATGGTGGTAGTTAGTAAGGAAGAAAGGACGAGAAGTGAAaaaagcaaataaaatgagaaaaaCATGTTTTAGTGAAAGGAAACTAAGACCGTGCAGCCAAGGGTGTGGCTTGGTTATCAATGAAGTGGGTTGAGAATCTTGAGTTCTTAGGTTCAAATCCTAGCGGAGggaaaaacactaggtgatttgaACCCATCTATCCAAGTCTTGGTGGACAAATTACCCGGTACCTCTGACTGTGGAAGGTAGAAGGTACCTCATGGAAGTAGTTGAGGTGCGCGCAAGTTGGCAGGGACACCATGGttataaaaaaaaagtgaaagGAAACTAAGACCTTCATTTACACACACAATGCACGTGGAATATGTCTCTATTCTACAATGGACATGCATGGGTGATAGGACCATAAAACATTTCCTATTGATGTAGGATCCATGCTATGTGATTTGGGCTTCCAAGTAATTATATTTTCTTGTCATGCTTTTGCTGCCATATCAGGTATACAAGGTTTTCTAGTGTTCAACTGTACCAGAAAACTATTGTATGTTACAATCTTTGACTATAAGATTCTTAAAAGGTGCTTGCCAAGGCTAGTGGAAAATGCGCCTTAACAATATTTAACCTTGTATACTTGATCAGTAGATATGTTTTGTAATAATATTTGGAGCATGTCATATAACGCTTAATTATACTAAGTACCATTAAGTACTTCTTTCTTCATTATTTCTCTTTAAGAACTTTCATAAAAACATCACAACTTGTGATTCACAAGGGGTACTTCTCAGCAGTTTTCTACTTGGAAAATGTAGATGTTAAGAGCAGTGATGTGGATGAAAAGACTGCTTTGTCCGAATATAAATTGGAGTACTGGTGTACGTGTTCCCACTATCTGAGGGCACAATTGATTTAAGTGAATTTGGAGCATGCTACTCAATTTGGAGCATTGCTATTGAAGTTCTAGTCCCCATAGTAGTGAGCATCTTCATGTAGGAAGTGTGTTACATCAATCCCTTCTTTAGTTATTGTACCTGAATCAAATGGGTACGATATAGGTGTAATTACTTTGTGCAGATTCTTTAAAATGCACTAAACGTTGTCAGAAAGCTGCACATACCTGTCTAGGATACCTACATGAAGTCATGAACCCTTACCGCATACATATGTTGAGTCTAGGTAACATAGTTTTGGAACACAATTAGGAGACAGTCGTTATGGCTTTCCGGAATTTTTGGTCTCTTTTTGGACCCTAGGAAGTTTTTCGTAGTAGTGAAAATGAATACTAACAGGAGAAGAGACGAATAGAAATTCATGATAAGAATTTTGGGACATAGTTTCATCATCTAAGTGGATCGAAGTtacaaatttgagaagaaactcAACATCCTAGTGATTTATACAGCAAAAGTTGCAAATTTTCATGATGGGACGGGGGAAATTTATGCAAAGAAAAATGTGGAATTTTTAGTTCAACAACCAATTTATTATTACACTACACACATCATTGATCAGGACATATAATGCTGAAAAATCTGAAATGATGCAGTCTGACATTACCATTTGGTTTCTATAGATTTCTTAACTGTAAAGCTGCACCCAGACTGAACTGAATCTCAATGCTTCAGATTCATAATTGATGGTTTTCTCGTTTGTTCTAAAACATTGCGTGCCAGCATAGACTTTAGCTTATACTTTACCACTGATGGCAGATAAATCACTTTTGTGCATGTAACGACTATATATCGTACTTCCTGCACTACTTTTGTTGTGTTGTCTGAGGAGTTGCATTTTCCTaccatttttgttgtttatttgtttgtatcctTATGATATACCTTTGTTTCAGATCGTAAGCCTTCTGCTCACTTACACGTCCCTTGATGTCAATGCAATTAATAACCAAAAGGAAACTGCAATGGACTTAGCAGACAAACTACAATATGGAGACCCGACTTTGTTAATTAAGGAAGTCCTGACTGACGCTGGTGCAAAACATGCCAGATTTGTGGGTCAATTTGATGAAGCATCAGAACTTAAGAGGACTGTAAGTGACATTAAGCATGAGGTGCAGTCCCAGCTTATACAAAACGAAAAAACCCGAAGGCGTGTTTCTGGTATCGCGAAAGAACTTAGGAAGATTCATAGAGAAGCTGTTCAGAATACCATTAATTCTGTGACTGTGGTTGCTGTTTTATTTGCCTCTATTGCTTTTCTGGCTATATTCAGCTTGCCAGGCCAATATCTGGAAACTGGACCTGAAGCAGGAAAGGCCAGAATTGCCAACACTGTTGCGTTTCGTGTGTTCTGCCTTCTGAATGCTACCTCTCTCTTTATATCTCTCGCTGTTGTCGTCGTTCAGATTACTCTGGTTGCCTGGGATACTAGAGCTCAAAAACAAATTGTCTCAGTCGTGAACAAGTTGATGTGGGCAGCCTGCGTTAGTACTTGCGGAGCATTCCTAGCTGTTGGTTTCGTTGTTGTAGGGAAGAAAAGTTCATGGATGGCAATCACTATTACTGTGCTTGGTGCACCAATTCTTATTGGAACACTGGTTAGCTTGTGCTACTTCGTTTTCCGACAGCATTTTGGAATATGTGGTAGTGATTCTCAAAGGCGTATCAAAAGAGCAAGTGGGAGCAAATCTTTCTCGTGGTCATACTCTGCAAATATTTCTGATCTGGATGACTACAACTCTGATGAGAAAATTTATGCTCTGTGACATTGTGTCATGTTCTATCTGAAGGAGGTTTACTACATAATCTTGGTTTTCCACATATCATAAAAACCTATTCCTAACAAGTTGCTGGATCAAAATGGCTTTCCACGTATCACGGGGACGAGATATATTGGAAGTGTATTCATGCTCTGTTGACCCCCGTGTCCCTTTTGTATTAAGATCCCATGTCATTGAAAAGGTGAACATGATGTTTGGTCGAGATACACAGGCATCAGGTATTCATTTTCAACACCATGCAAGAAAATCCCTCTTTTTGTTTTGCTCATAGCACATGGTATGATGAATTGGAAAAGTAAAATCTGGAGCCGGTAGTTAGTTGTATAGGTTTAGCTTTGCTTCAGTCATTCAGGATGTCCATTTATATAAGGTCATCTGTTTCTAATAAATATATACTTTTGTGGCTTTGATGTAGAATTAagagtatgagttgaggtttgtACATACTAGTGCAGGACTCTTTAAAATCCAATAAAAAGCTTGTAAGTTTGTTGGAAGGAACTATAGCATAACAAGTTTGTTTTCCAGTAGCACTGTTACTGTTGTTTTACTGAGGCTGTATTTAAGGTATGAAAAGAAGGAAAGCTGAACAGCTGTGTCTTTTTCAAGCCCCAAATATGTTTCTTCTTGATTctgtttattatttaattataggCACCTTAACAGCTCAGAAaagcaaaatttgaaaaatacttatGCAACTTGAATAAGATTGCTCTGGGAGTAACATGAGGAACATTACAAAAGAAATCTTAGGAGGGGAGAAAGCTCTTTAAATTCCAGCCAGAAAGACCTGGCAAAGGTCAATTGTTGAATTACAAAGCAAGATTTGTCTTTTCCCATCCTTGGTTCAGATAAAAACATTTTTAGGAGATTGCATATGTCCCCAGTTTGTTTATTGTACTGGACCTCCATATCACATCACATATatttaataaatactaaaaaggaGCATGTGTGATTTCTTCTTATTTGTCTATGCTTTAACCACAAAATTACAGGGTACTTGTGCTAGTAGAAAATAGCAAGTCTTTGATAAAATAGTTGAGATGCGCTCAAGTTGCCCCAACTACCCTCGTTCTCCAAAAAAAAGttaacaaacaaataaataaaaataaaatacaaaaggaaaatAGGAACTGTTTCGCCAAAAGCTTAAGTGTCAGACCTTGGCATTTCCAGCACATGAAGAAGAGTAACAGAAAGTCCACGGTAAAAACATACTCATATACAGTGTTTACAGCAAAATTAATGAAGCAAGACGTGTATTTTCACATATTTATCACTTAATTATGGTTAAATAATAGTATATATTCTCACTTtaatttttaattgtttaaatttaaatcttttgggGCATAAACAAAAGAATGCGGATAAATATTTAAAGTCCATTCATGCACCAAGATTGATCACACAACTAATTGAGATTTGcgtaaaataaaatgataatggTTGATTAGTGGGATCTTAAAAACATTATATTATTCATAACCTGCCAGTTTTTACTTTCAAACAAGTAGGCACATGAATCCTCTATTACATATAATTTTTAATATCTAATATCAAAAGAGTTGAGATCTACTATTTTAAATATAATGCTTTATGCAGTTCGTAATTACTTACAAAGTCAAATTAGTTgtcaaggtttaaagtttaaatatcaataatattgATATCGACAAAGTCGAGTGATAAGTAAAATATGAGTATTAGAAACACAACAACTCGACGGAAACAACTGCAGTTAATATTATTACAATCAAAGGACCATTTCGAAATGTACAAAAGATAAAGCACCATGAATTTGTAGCACAAGAATTTTCAGGTCCAATTAATAAGCAAATCCCAGAAAAAGATGAGGCATAAATCATTCATATGATGAACTTGTCATATCCTACATATGTACTTGTTTGCCCATCTGGTATCCAACAAAAATAATAGAACCACATGGGAAAAGGACCTTAGATTAATATTCATTCCCCTCCTCCAGCCCAAAACACACTACTAGGATATACACTACAATTTACAACTGATGGCGGAGCTTAACCAggatttcattgaaaataaatgAAGTCGCTGCATGATTTAAAGGAGCAGAAGAAACACTCAAAGCTGCAACTATACCGGGCCTCTATATGATGATCTTGAAGGAGGTCTATTCAAGTCTGATGCTGGAGCTGGTTTCTCAGATTCTTCCGGAATTTGTACCTCCTGGACAGAGAGATAGGTAAAAACTGAGATTTCACACCCCAAGAGAAAGTTTGGAAAAGATTCAAAAAAAAGTTCAGAAAGGGAGAAAGAAAAggttaaaatatcaaaaacagtTAGCGCTTCGCCCATACTGTTATACATAACCACAATGGACTTCATCATTTCGAGGCCTACAAAATTCCTAGTGATATCAACGACATCTCAACAGAGATACttaagtattgaagtcaaaatTGGCATCCGACTGAAAATATGGAAATACCAGCCAATATGCTTCATTGGCTTGTTGTTCTCTCCCATCCTGAACTATTCCCACCCTCATCATTTTCTCATTCATGAACTAGATACTTTCTTGATTAAAAATGAACAGAATAGCAGAACAAACTCATGTATCCCAAGTTTGTGTTTGAAGACTATATGAAACTGCGTGAAGACCTTGTATTCCAGGCTAACAAGTCCAGGTCAGAACCAATGAAGGCAACAGAAACCAGTGTCATGTGTTTCAAATGGTACCAGACATTTTTAGTGGAGTTTAACAATTGCAAGTAAAATATTTGTGTTGTCTTAATGTCAATGAGTAATTCCAAAGATACTACTTGTATTGTGGGATTGGTTTTGTAATTTATTACAATTTGATGTCGCCATGTCTGATACTGCTATTCTACTTGATATATCAAGCACTTatgggtcgtttggtaggatgcatgcattagcttttgGTATTACAAATCCCTTGTTTGGTACACTTTTTCAACCTATGTATTACTAATGCAAGTATTAATTATAcaacctatttggtattatcctatgtataactaatacatagcAAATTATGGTATTAGCAATACCAaagctattaatgcatgcattagcatgattaaagacaaaattgtccttaaatTCCCTTAAAGCTAAATAATATGGAggacatttttgtaaacaattaattttcttaaaaattatgcaatgcattttaatgtaatacaccacaccaaactgTGGATAAGAAATAATCTTTGTATAACTAACCCATGCATTACTAGCCCCTCAATTACTAATAGTGTTGTACTAACTGTGGTATGCTTGAATTAGTTTTAAGAATTTTTaatatttcaaataattttcag is drawn from Nicotiana tabacum cultivar K326 chromosome 9, ASM71507v2, whole genome shotgun sequence and contains these coding sequences:
- the LOC107766852 gene encoding ankyrin repeat-containing protein At2g01680, whose product is MESKSLRLITHQSFFRAIGSGDLESLKNIINNEGLNPSSSLLALQNDAGETALYITAANNFQQIASYLLGFCDLETALIRSKADFNAFHVAAKNGHLGIVRELLAMWPGLCKVCNASNTSPLYSAAVQGHLDVVNAILDADVSSIRIVRKNGKTALHTAARYGLQHIVKALIERDPDIISIKDKKGQTALHMAVKGQDTSVVEEILDTDNSILNERDKKGNTALHIATRKCRHQIVSLLLTYTSLDVNAINNQKETAMDLADKLQYGDPTLLIKEVLTDAGAKHARFVGQFDEASELKRTVSDIKHEVQSQLIQNEKTRRRVSGIAKELRKIHREAVQNTINSVTVVAVLFASIAFLAIFSLPGQYLETGPEAGKARIANTVAFRVFCLLNATSLFISLAVVVVQITLVAWDTRAQKQIVSVVNKLMWAACVSTCGAFLAVGFVVVGKKSSWMAITITVLGAPILIGTLVSLCYFVFRQHFGICGSDSQRRIKRASGSKSFSWSYSANISDLDDYNSDEKIYAL